A single genomic interval of Brevibacillus brevis harbors:
- a CDS encoding protease inhibitor I42 family protein, with the protein MAVVKTSTYTLHVQEGHLFTITLAANPSTGYQWDLSNPVDARFLALHANHFVPPPSPDRIGQEGHQVMSFQALRRGMTSISVKYCRPWDSGDCGEFVFYVVAIV; encoded by the coding sequence ATGGCCGTGGTCAAGACCTCAACGTATACACTACATGTGCAGGAAGGCCACTTGTTCACGATTACGCTAGCGGCAAATCCCTCTACTGGCTATCAGTGGGACTTGTCTAATCCTGTGGATGCTCGCTTTTTAGCGTTGCATGCGAATCATTTTGTTCCACCACCATCGCCAGATCGCATTGGGCAAGAGGGGCATCAGGTGATGTCCTTTCAGGCTTTGCGGCGAGGAATGACGTCGATTTCTGTGAAGTATTGTCGGCCTTGGGATAGTGGGGATTGCGGAGAGTTTGTGTTTTATGTTGTTGCGATTGTATAG
- a CDS encoding CPCC family cysteine-rich protein — translation MDPDSDGGANNLLLQEAQRNFIRLGACGSW, via the coding sequence ATGGACCCAGATTCAGATGGAGGCGCAAACAACTTATTACTGCAAGAGGCCCAAAGAAACTTTATTCGTTTGGGAGCCTGCGGATCTTGGTAA
- a CDS encoding helix-turn-helix transcriptional regulator: protein MDIEDDSPGGRLRAARTAKQMYLIDLAAATGLCTRTIGLAEANKLKVSPPSLRRLSNVLGVSVAFLGCFEKLPESTLGERIIKARLYFGYTKREFAALLGISERTLYEWEHDRKIPPPTPLNDLSKYLDILMKE, encoded by the coding sequence ATGGACATCGAAGATGATAGTCCTGGTGGCCGTCTTAGAGCAGCACGTACAGCAAAGCAGATGTACTTGATCGATCTTGCCGCTGCAACAGGTTTGTGTACAAGAACAATTGGATTAGCAGAAGCTAATAAATTGAAAGTTTCCCCTCCTAGCTTAAGACGACTTTCCAATGTACTTGGCGTCTCAGTTGCTTTTCTTGGTTGTTTTGAGAAACTGCCAGAATCAACTTTAGGGGAGCGTATTATTAAAGCGCGATTGTACTTTGGGTACACAAAGAGAGAATTTGCTGCGCTTTTAGGAATAAGTGAACGTACTCTATACGAATGGGAACATGATCGCAAGATTCCACCCCCGACGCCCTTAAATGACCTATCGAAGTATTTGGATATATTAATGAAGGAATAG
- a CDS encoding helix-turn-helix domain-containing protein — protein sequence MGQGKTVQRSLRSEVEHHLKERGYTLTKLGEITGINQGVLSDIFNRTPSRAMTIGHLDALAIAFNQAPGWLYELYVTECIVEGRVSRSRVVPYLVRCAEIGRQDCIQLIVPILLDNQKNLSILFSVAEKLFTNGKRQESIPFYQLVIESEKDSHGDRFVMSQYRLFRAVQGGADSEKKWKAVVRFHPYRKRLPENYQLDALLQLANVCFTLHNWKEVERYADELRELATVIYNEEVQRWEIDGVKGILETERHLVVYYGQGFLLKGLSLQLQEKYEEAISYVQAYAELGWFEFRDDLAEMEIEKFRGWAKANNYTLNLLMGRTELLSEYVNHLANNPPEILAGMFTIMETANRFGLSVDDIVERFSKEIACFQDYKDPFSLTRHLHFRYHLAIYQLDKGRVAEGITETLRCLALASRMMEQEKFQCCVAMFWKYRHSASDQQIDEFQNILEGRIK from the coding sequence ATGGGGCAAGGCAAGACAGTTCAACGATCGTTACGTTCAGAAGTTGAGCATCACCTAAAAGAGCGTGGTTACACACTGACTAAACTTGGCGAGATAACAGGTATTAATCAGGGAGTACTGAGCGATATTTTTAATCGAACTCCTTCTCGGGCTATGACGATTGGTCATCTGGATGCACTTGCTATAGCTTTTAATCAAGCCCCTGGATGGCTGTATGAGCTGTATGTAACGGAATGTATCGTCGAGGGAAGAGTGTCTCGTTCACGAGTTGTTCCCTATCTGGTTCGATGTGCAGAAATAGGCAGGCAGGATTGTATCCAGTTAATTGTCCCTATACTTTTGGATAATCAGAAAAACTTGTCCATTCTGTTTTCCGTGGCTGAGAAGCTTTTTACAAATGGGAAACGACAGGAGTCAATCCCGTTTTATCAACTTGTTATTGAATCGGAAAAAGACAGCCATGGTGATCGTTTTGTAATGTCTCAGTATAGGCTTTTCCGTGCAGTGCAAGGGGGAGCTGATTCGGAGAAAAAGTGGAAGGCTGTCGTCCGTTTTCACCCTTATCGAAAAAGGTTGCCTGAAAATTATCAATTAGATGCGTTACTACAGCTAGCAAATGTGTGCTTTACGCTCCATAACTGGAAGGAGGTAGAGCGATATGCAGATGAACTCAGAGAGTTAGCAACCGTAATCTATAATGAAGAAGTACAAAGATGGGAAATTGATGGAGTGAAGGGAATACTTGAAACAGAGCGCCATCTTGTCGTGTATTATGGACAGGGCTTCTTACTAAAGGGACTCTCATTACAATTACAAGAGAAGTATGAAGAAGCCATTTCTTATGTACAAGCGTATGCTGAGCTGGGCTGGTTTGAATTCCGTGATGATCTGGCTGAAATGGAAATTGAAAAGTTTCGTGGATGGGCGAAAGCGAATAATTACACGCTGAATTTATTAATGGGGCGTACAGAGTTACTTTCTGAGTATGTTAATCATCTTGCTAATAACCCACCTGAAATTTTAGCGGGTATGTTTACCATTATGGAGACAGCCAATCGATTCGGACTATCTGTAGATGACATTGTGGAGCGTTTTTCTAAGGAAATTGCTTGCTTTCAAGATTATAAAGACCCTTTTAGTCTTACCCGTCATCTTCATTTTCGGTATCATTTGGCGATATATCAGCTCGATAAGGGGCGAGTTGCAGAAGGTATTACAGAAACACTACGCTGCCTTGCGTTAGCGAGTAGGATGATGGAGCAAGAAAAGTTCCAATGCTGTGTCGCTATGTTCTGGAAATATAGACATAGTGCTTCTGACCAGCAGATAGATGAATTCCAAAACATTTTGGAAGGGAGAATTAAGTAA
- a CDS encoding aspartyl-phosphate phosphatase Spo0E family protein produces MNPIGAIAYEKGVPSHYQVKGTPAGGAVKAPISKCTTLLLDREGGTYQEIDHLKNIVEQLREQLVQLFLEKNDLLDDEVVELSQQLDQYILAIQSKMMLKKTKC; encoded by the coding sequence GTGAATCCCATAGGAGCTATTGCATATGAAAAGGGCGTTCCTTCCCATTACCAGGTTAAAGGAACGCCCGCAGGAGGAGCAGTTAAAGCTCCTATAAGTAAATGTACCACGCTACTCTTAGATCGGGAAGGAGGAACTTATCAGGAAATAGATCATTTAAAGAACATTGTGGAACAATTGCGGGAACAACTTGTGCAATTGTTTTTAGAAAAGAATGATTTGTTGGATGATGAAGTCGTGGAATTAAGTCAGCAATTGGATCAATACATTCTAGCAATTCAATCAAAAATGATGCTAAAAAAAACAAAATGTTAA
- a CDS encoding class I SAM-dependent methyltransferase → MTKRSEAEHWNEVFADVNLGKPQVDFWLEKYEPMLASAQDGPVIDLGCGYGSDSLFLTERGYRVIACDFSSESLAIIRKYVPGAETNLFDMTGGLPFPDGSARAVVADLSLHYFHWDDTISIVSEIARVVGTGGLLLARLNSTRDVHYGAGQGIELEPRYYEHEGRRKRFFDEADMRRLFDGWTINVLTETDMHRYRKPKICWEMAACVR, encoded by the coding sequence ATGACGAAACGTTCAGAAGCTGAACATTGGAACGAGGTGTTTGCCGATGTGAATCTCGGCAAGCCGCAAGTGGATTTTTGGCTGGAAAAATACGAGCCGATGCTAGCATCGGCCCAAGATGGACCGGTCATTGATCTTGGCTGCGGATATGGCAGCGACTCTTTGTTTTTAACGGAACGAGGTTATCGAGTCATCGCCTGCGACTTCTCCTCTGAGTCGTTGGCGATTATACGCAAATATGTGCCAGGCGCTGAAACAAACCTATTCGATATGACAGGAGGATTGCCGTTTCCGGATGGTAGTGCGAGGGCGGTTGTCGCGGATTTGTCCCTGCATTATTTTCACTGGGACGATACTATTTCTATCGTTAGCGAAATCGCGCGAGTTGTCGGCACTGGCGGATTGCTGCTAGCCCGCTTGAATTCCACGCGCGATGTTCATTACGGTGCCGGCCAGGGCATCGAATTGGAACCCCGTTATTACGAGCATGAGGGGCGGCGGAAACGTTTTTTTGACGAAGCAGATATGCGTCGGTTGTTTGACGGATGGACGATCAACGTGTTGACGGAAACGGACATGCACCGCTACCGGAAGCCGAAAATTTGCTGGGAGATGGCAGCTTGCGTCCGCTGA
- a CDS encoding IS3 family transposase — protein MSKKALRSQKGGKKPKEKTVEFQIIAEMAKRYPVSLLCKIAHVSKSGYYKWLRCQEHLTPKQKEEQQIKSLIMDGYQKSKGIYGYPRIKAWLRQSHGIQINHKRVYRLMKEMGIQSRIRRKRKFFGRREQVVVSDNKLNRDFTASHPREKWATDITFVIFNGRRLYLSVIYDLFNNEVIAYKISKRNDLTLVMDTVKAALKIKEANGVILHSDQGYQYTSRKYNEFLKASNITVSMSRKGNCLDNACIESFFSHLKTECLYLNVFTKEDEVKKAIQRYIHFYNYERIQVRLNNLSPVLYRAQIA, from the coding sequence ATTTCTAAAAAAGCTCTTAGAAGCCAGAAAGGGGGAAAGAAGCCAAAGGAGAAAACGGTAGAATTTCAGATCATTGCAGAGATGGCAAAACGGTATCCTGTTTCTCTCCTTTGCAAGATCGCTCATGTTTCGAAAAGTGGTTATTACAAGTGGCTACGATGCCAAGAACATCTTACACCTAAACAAAAGGAAGAACAGCAGATAAAGTCGTTGATTATGGATGGCTACCAAAAATCCAAGGGTATCTATGGATATCCACGAATAAAAGCTTGGCTCCGACAATCACATGGCATCCAAATCAATCACAAGCGAGTGTATCGACTGATGAAGGAGATGGGGATTCAATCGCGTATTCGCAGGAAACGGAAGTTTTTTGGCCGTAGAGAGCAGGTGGTCGTTTCCGACAACAAATTAAACCGCGATTTTACAGCTTCACATCCTCGGGAGAAATGGGCTACAGATATTACATTCGTGATTTTTAACGGACGACGCCTGTATCTGTCGGTTATTTACGATCTCTTCAACAACGAGGTCATCGCCTATAAGATCAGCAAACGGAACGACCTTACGCTCGTTATGGATACCGTAAAGGCAGCTCTAAAAATAAAAGAGGCGAATGGCGTCATTTTACACAGTGATCAAGGGTACCAATACACATCTAGGAAATATAACGAATTCCTAAAAGCATCTAACATTACTGTTAGTATGTCGAGAAAAGGAAATTGCCTGGATAATGCTTGTATCGAAAGCTTTTTCAGCCACCTCAAAACAGAATGTTTGTATTTAAATGTTTTTACTAAGGAAGACGAGGTGAAGAAGGCAATACAACGATACATACACTTCTATAATTACGAGCGTATTCAAGTCCGGCTAAACAATTTGAGCCCGGTTCTTTACCGAGCTCAAATTGCCTAG
- a CDS encoding helix-turn-helix domain-containing protein, whose product MGQIKKSYSLEFKHHVVEKFEQGATYNEIKEAHGLDLRMFRRWVRKYRDNGLKGLEDRRGRPRKTDDTFEKLLPPGEKIQRLEAEIEFLKKLLEARKGERSQRRKR is encoded by the coding sequence ATGGGCCAAATAAAAAAGAGCTACTCCCTTGAATTCAAACACCATGTAGTAGAAAAATTTGAACAAGGGGCTACATATAACGAGATTAAAGAAGCACATGGGCTTGATTTGAGGATGTTCCGAAGATGGGTCAGGAAATACCGGGACAATGGGTTAAAAGGACTTGAAGATAGAAGGGGAAGGCCGCGAAAAACAGATGATACTTTTGAAAAGCTGCTACCCCCAGGAGAAAAAATACAACGACTTGAGGCAGAAATAGAATTTCTAAAAAAGCTCTTAGAAGCCAGAAAGGGGGAAAGAAGCCAAAGGAGAAAACGGTAG
- a CDS encoding N-acetylmuramoyl-L-alanine amidase: MNMTIKGARVVDVRASLPRHKTLKYRRRKLTDIRSAAMHHSATKSGSPEAFARYHVGTNGWPGIAYHFVVQKDGTIYWCNDPEAISYHVGNSNRHALGICLVGDFRTQKPTPAQLDAANRLIRHLQEQIPSIKQVLGHQEYPGYTWKNCPAFPMGTFRTNYSQFLQKAVGKVDKPKQVPVAIKLNRQLLAVTGFLQEGVSMLPVRAVANAAGGKVEWIEQTKDVRVNGKDFNEKIIAGSAYAPARELAAALCLQVEWDGSTNTVILRG, from the coding sequence ATGAATATGACTATTAAAGGCGCGCGCGTCGTTGACGTTCGCGCCTCTTTACCACGCCACAAAACACTAAAGTATAGACGGCGTAAGCTGACTGACATCCGTTCGGCAGCCATGCATCATTCAGCTACAAAAAGCGGGTCACCGGAAGCATTTGCGAGATATCATGTAGGCACTAACGGATGGCCGGGCATTGCCTATCATTTCGTTGTACAGAAAGACGGCACAATTTACTGGTGCAACGATCCAGAGGCAATTTCCTACCACGTAGGCAACAGCAACCGTCATGCGCTAGGCATTTGCCTTGTGGGGGATTTCCGAACACAGAAACCGACACCTGCGCAGCTAGACGCTGCAAACCGACTTATCAGGCACTTACAGGAACAAATTCCATCCATAAAACAGGTACTGGGACACCAGGAGTACCCCGGCTACACGTGGAAAAACTGTCCTGCATTCCCGATGGGCACATTCCGAACAAATTACTCACAATTCTTGCAAAAAGCTGTGGGTAAAGTGGATAAGCCAAAGCAAGTCCCGGTTGCAATTAAGCTGAACAGGCAACTGCTTGCGGTAACGGGCTTTTTGCAGGAAGGCGTTTCTATGCTGCCAGTCCGTGCAGTTGCCAATGCTGCCGGTGGAAAAGTGGAGTGGATTGAACAGACGAAAGATGTTCGTGTTAACGGCAAAGACTTTAACGAGAAGATCATCGCGGGATCGGCATATGCTCCAGCTCGTGAGTTGGCTGCTGCACTTTGTCTACAGGTTGAGTGGGATGGCAGCACAAATACAGTAATACTGAGAGGATGA
- a CDS encoding phage holin family protein has translation MKFLQSLENVATPANALATTAGAIVSPVFHYLYGTNRQDILIVLFFMIVLDWITGISAAKKDQSYSSDYGLSRIPRTMFLFALPALANLLDRVMGTPGFLFYGVTFGLIYHTWTSLTANAHRAGWPMPRSVEKLVGSEIKAKAERAARKEQK, from the coding sequence ATGAAATTTCTTCAAAGCCTAGAAAACGTAGCAACCCCAGCAAACGCTTTGGCGACAACAGCGGGTGCAATCGTGTCTCCCGTTTTTCATTATCTATATGGAACGAACCGCCAAGACATCCTGATTGTGCTCTTTTTCATGATTGTCTTGGATTGGATCACAGGCATTTCCGCAGCCAAAAAAGATCAATCCTACTCATCTGATTATGGGTTGTCTAGAATCCCACGCACAATGTTCCTCTTTGCTCTACCAGCCTTAGCCAATCTCTTAGATCGCGTCATGGGCACGCCAGGTTTTTTGTTTTATGGAGTAACGTTCGGTCTCATTTACCACACGTGGACAAGCCTGACAGCCAATGCACATCGAGCTGGCTGGCCAATGCCAAGGTCGGTTGAAAAATTGGTAGGATCGGAAATCAAAGCGAAAGCAGAGCGAGCTGCAAGAAAGGAGCAGAAATAA
- a CDS encoding CD1375 family protein: MMVVKYMIPVYAYLVKCGWSLEPTGMEAEKVIPEPYRLPVAEHLATVQTT; the protein is encoded by the coding sequence ATGATGGTGGTAAAATATATGATTCCGGTTTATGCCTACTTAGTAAAATGCGGCTGGTCACTAGAACCGACTGGGATGGAAGCAGAAAAAGTAATTCCGGAACCCTACCGCTTACCTGTTGCTGAACACTTAGCTACAGTACAAACAACTTAA
- a CDS encoding DUF4815 domain-containing protein gives MAKEVYNRFDPMNRWKSVDFVGGRRVQTAELNELQAMSLYRDKQIGDVIFGSGHILEGGQLLINKEKTLVIVSAARVYLGGIIHDVPETTLRIKGTGEESIGLRVNPETITYEDDPTLYDPAVGFFNYGMPGAQRTILNPTWVVDDPEATHMYRLVNGDLITSKLPPELEGFTPILARRSYDTNGSFLVSGMDGYIEPRDAANVTLVIDAGRAYVLGYQIDKLVPLRLAIPKALDTRVVVNETKTYLSNTSFYPLNSKPVKALQTVTATVEKTQTITRGNVAGTSDLLPMTPVVDIVSIQAGSTSYVKGTDFQLSGDAVDWSLAGAEPSGGTSYTVTYRYTKLMVIGTDVTLDNNGVKWLGSDRPVPNSTFQTTYEFFLGRKDVYYLTYQGEVHVIHGQSDMNPYPPSSPPDVLELGELYLPPNSDAVVVSNRKPKRLTMLELRSLLDRLERAEYNQALADLDRAAQNSDPSLAKKGVFTDNFTNFERSDVTHPDFNAMINPREKTVQLAVENSFIEMQVNQAASTVRFHERLITLPYTEEVLIDQPFATETMNVNPYQVFGNLATIRLTPSHDTWVETSTVTQSVWGWWADWRSTGTTRTETKVILDEQVPFIRQREVTVVGEGFEPNSDNIKATFDGIPVNLTPINGSAAGTLPNTVRANAQGRFSCTFIIPANVRTGTREVYFWNEV, from the coding sequence ATGGCAAAGGAAGTATACAACCGATTCGATCCTATGAATAGATGGAAGTCTGTTGATTTTGTCGGCGGTCGCCGGGTTCAAACTGCTGAGCTGAACGAACTACAAGCCATGTCACTCTATCGGGATAAGCAAATAGGGGACGTAATCTTCGGATCAGGTCACATCTTAGAGGGCGGGCAGTTATTGATTAATAAGGAGAAAACGCTTGTCATCGTATCAGCAGCACGGGTATATCTAGGGGGAATCATCCACGATGTACCGGAAACAACACTGAGGATAAAGGGAACTGGAGAGGAAAGCATTGGGTTGCGGGTCAATCCAGAAACAATCACATATGAAGATGACCCAACCCTGTATGATCCTGCGGTTGGGTTTTTTAATTATGGCATGCCTGGTGCTCAGCGAACCATTTTGAATCCGACTTGGGTAGTAGATGATCCAGAAGCAACTCATATGTATCGTCTGGTGAACGGGGATCTCATCACATCCAAATTACCGCCTGAGCTCGAAGGATTTACCCCGATTCTAGCTCGTAGAAGCTACGACACAAATGGTTCATTCTTGGTCTCAGGAATGGATGGATATATAGAGCCAAGGGATGCAGCGAACGTAACGCTCGTAATCGACGCAGGCAGAGCCTATGTTCTTGGATATCAAATTGATAAGCTGGTTCCCCTGCGACTTGCTATTCCCAAAGCACTGGACACCCGTGTGGTTGTTAATGAAACGAAGACGTATCTGTCTAATACATCCTTTTACCCGCTAAATTCAAAGCCTGTGAAAGCTTTACAGACGGTTACAGCAACCGTAGAGAAGACACAGACAATTACTCGGGGAAATGTGGCAGGAACCTCAGACCTTTTACCAATGACACCTGTTGTAGATATTGTTTCGATACAGGCCGGCAGTACAAGTTATGTCAAAGGGACAGACTTTCAACTCTCAGGTGATGCCGTAGACTGGTCATTGGCAGGTGCCGAGCCATCAGGTGGGACGTCGTATACAGTCACGTATCGCTATACAAAACTGATGGTTATTGGGACAGATGTAACGTTGGATAACAACGGGGTAAAATGGCTTGGAAGTGATAGGCCTGTACCGAACTCGACTTTCCAGACGACCTATGAATTTTTTCTCGGGCGGAAAGATGTTTACTACCTTACTTATCAAGGAGAAGTTCATGTCATACATGGTCAGTCGGACATGAATCCTTACCCTCCTTCTTCACCACCCGATGTCTTAGAACTAGGAGAGCTTTATCTACCTCCAAATTCAGATGCTGTTGTAGTTTCGAATCGGAAACCTAAACGATTGACGATGCTCGAGCTGCGTTCTCTCCTTGATCGTTTAGAACGTGCAGAGTACAACCAAGCGTTGGCAGACCTGGATCGGGCGGCGCAAAACTCTGATCCGTCACTAGCGAAAAAGGGTGTTTTTACAGATAACTTCACCAATTTTGAACGCTCCGACGTTACCCATCCTGACTTTAACGCAATGATTAACCCGCGTGAAAAAACGGTACAGTTAGCAGTTGAGAATAGCTTTATAGAGATGCAAGTAAATCAAGCAGCATCTACCGTGCGATTCCATGAGCGGTTAATTACCTTGCCATATACCGAAGAGGTACTCATTGATCAACCTTTTGCAACAGAAACCATGAATGTAAATCCATATCAAGTGTTCGGGAATTTGGCCACAATTCGTTTGACCCCTTCTCATGATACCTGGGTGGAGACGTCAACAGTTACACAATCCGTTTGGGGATGGTGGGCGGATTGGAGATCGACGGGAACGACTCGGACTGAAACAAAGGTCATTTTAGATGAACAAGTTCCATTCATACGGCAGCGTGAGGTAACAGTGGTCGGGGAAGGTTTTGAACCGAACAGTGACAATATCAAGGCGACATTTGATGGCATCCCGGTAAACCTTACTCCGATAAACGGATCGGCAGCCGGTACGCTGCCCAACACAGTGAGAGCGAATGCTCAAGGACGATTCAGTTGCACATTTATAATCCCAGCTAATGTACGCACAGGAACCCGTGAAGTCTATTTCTGGAACGAGGTGTAA
- a CDS encoding baseplate J/gp47 family protein produces the protein MSETDLSFLESSTFQQILYEMLLTVPEDLDRSEGSIIYDALAPIALALFKHHKERGKIIEQAFAVTATRKYLELMAIDYGLALDKNEPTEDLRNRILRHKRNPERGGALSDYERWALSIPGVNYARGLNLIRGIGTADLVVGGTIPNLLETVRELIDRRKTPGLDLVVRHVSRQTVPIEVVVTGIDKEKARQTILAYTNSIGVGGTLFLAQIFAVLVGAGATDAKIIVPTTSITLRPDAQIDPVVTIV, from the coding sequence ATGTCTGAAACTGATCTTAGCTTTCTGGAAAGCTCAACCTTCCAGCAAATTTTATATGAAATGCTTCTCACCGTCCCAGAAGATCTGGACAGAAGTGAAGGTTCAATTATTTACGATGCTCTTGCTCCGATTGCACTAGCCTTATTCAAACATCATAAAGAACGTGGCAAGATCATCGAACAAGCATTTGCTGTAACTGCAACGAGGAAGTACCTAGAGCTCATGGCAATAGATTACGGGTTAGCACTAGATAAAAACGAGCCAACGGAGGATTTACGCAACCGAATATTGCGCCATAAACGTAATCCTGAGCGTGGTGGAGCGTTATCTGACTATGAACGTTGGGCGCTGTCAATACCTGGTGTAAACTACGCAAGGGGACTGAACTTGATAAGAGGGATCGGAACTGCTGACTTGGTTGTTGGCGGCACCATTCCTAACTTATTGGAGACAGTTCGAGAATTAATTGATCGCCGTAAAACACCAGGGCTTGATCTTGTCGTTAGACATGTCAGTAGACAAACTGTACCTATTGAAGTTGTGGTAACGGGAATAGACAAAGAAAAAGCCAGACAAACAATACTGGCATATACCAATTCGATTGGAGTCGGAGGAACGCTATTTTTAGCGCAGATATTTGCTGTATTAGTTGGGGCTGGCGCAACGGATGCCAAAATTATAGTACCAACAACGAGCATTACACTAAGGCCAGATGCTCAAATTGATCCGGTGGTGACTATCGTATGA
- a CDS encoding DUF2634 domain-containing protein, which translates to MSIFPVFPVKDDSPAQELRPIKNVLRTYKFDFETGQFAVRPDGKSVMIDGEEALLQKATKALRTDRYMFSIYSSDYGNELKEVIRSDGTRAWKQAEAKRLVKEALEYLYGIERCENFSFEWVGNTMKISFLMVTEEGVLEMSINV; encoded by the coding sequence ATGAGTATTTTTCCGGTTTTCCCAGTGAAAGATGATAGCCCAGCACAGGAACTACGACCCATTAAAAATGTGCTTAGAACGTATAAGTTTGATTTCGAAACAGGACAGTTTGCCGTTCGACCTGACGGCAAGTCGGTAATGATTGATGGAGAAGAGGCATTACTCCAAAAAGCCACAAAAGCATTACGTACTGATCGCTATATGTTTTCTATTTATTCCTCAGATTATGGGAATGAACTGAAAGAAGTGATTAGGAGTGATGGAACGAGAGCGTGGAAGCAGGCAGAGGCTAAGCGGTTGGTAAAGGAGGCTTTGGAATATTTGTATGGGATAGAACGTTGCGAGAATTTCTCTTTTGAGTGGGTAGGTAACACCATGAAAATATCCTTTTTGATGGTTACTGAGGAAGGGGTCTTGGAGATGAGTATCAATGTCTGA
- a CDS encoding DUF2577 domain-containing protein — protein MNGFQKLAHVLSGANQKQGIGGTNPPPKDIRIELATVIKPPPDLKILIDGMTEPIGKEFITVLEHLTRHTRIVTITHQEKAERDLGDMKKEDFLDTDDVAAPFTSFKHNYLLLQFEDVLKLNDKVHVLSVDSAYYILDRVKRP, from the coding sequence GTGAATGGCTTTCAAAAGCTTGCTCACGTACTTTCAGGTGCCAATCAAAAACAAGGAATTGGTGGGACAAATCCACCCCCAAAGGATATACGGATAGAGTTGGCAACTGTCATTAAGCCACCACCCGATTTGAAAATCTTGATAGATGGTATGACAGAACCAATTGGGAAAGAGTTTATTACTGTCTTAGAACACTTGACGAGACATACACGAATTGTCACGATTACCCATCAAGAAAAAGCAGAACGTGATTTGGGTGACATGAAAAAGGAAGATTTTTTAGACACGGATGACGTGGCTGCGCCGTTTACCTCGTTTAAACATAACTATTTGTTACTGCAATTTGAGGACGTTTTGAAATTGAACGATAAAGTACACGTGTTATCTGTGGACTCTGCCTATTACATCCTAGATAGGGTGAAACGCCCATGA